In Anaerolineales bacterium, one DNA window encodes the following:
- a CDS encoding enoyl-CoA hydratase-related protein — protein sequence MTTLLPSMQAGSVILRLNRPERANAFNYEMTTALQNALVAAENDPQVKCVVITGSGKIFSAGQDISEMKKSGGEISYRGHLEKTYNPLILQIRRMGKPVIAAVNGACAGAAFGIALACDLRIAKSNAYFVVGFSGIALAPDSGVSLFLPKHIGLGRAQEYFYSNKKISAQLAYQWGMVNQVGGFTYQRLVRQWAQELARGPREAFAAGKQAFNQAILPNLEEVLNYEGSLQEKAGRSAEHREGVAAFFEKRATKFN from the coding sequence ATGACAACGCTTCTCCCCTCGATGCAAGCTGGCTCTGTTATCCTGAGGCTGAATCGCCCCGAACGCGCCAACGCCTTCAATTATGAAATGACCACAGCCCTGCAAAACGCACTCGTTGCTGCGGAGAATGACCCGCAGGTGAAGTGCGTGGTCATCACCGGGTCAGGGAAAATCTTCAGCGCGGGGCAGGATATCAGTGAAATGAAAAAAAGCGGCGGGGAAATTTCCTACCGCGGACATTTGGAAAAGACCTACAACCCGCTCATCCTGCAAATCCGGCGGATGGGCAAGCCAGTCATCGCCGCGGTCAATGGCGCGTGCGCTGGCGCGGCGTTTGGGATCGCGCTTGCATGTGATCTGCGCATTGCCAAATCCAATGCATATTTTGTAGTGGGCTTTAGCGGCATTGCGCTCGCGCCCGATTCGGGTGTTTCGCTATTCCTGCCGAAACACATCGGGCTTGGGCGTGCACAGGAATATTTTTATTCCAATAAAAAGATTTCCGCGCAGTTGGCATATCAATGGGGCATGGTCAACCAGGTGGGCGGATTCACCTATCAGCGGCTGGTCAGGCAGTGGGCGCAGGAACTGGCTCGGGGTCCGCGTGAGGCGTTTGCGGCGGGGAAGCAGGCGTTCAATCAGGCGATCCTGCCCAATCTCGAGGAAGTCCTGAACTACGAAGGCAGCCTGCAGGAGAAGGCAGGCAGGTCGGCGGAGCATCGCGAGGGTGTGGCGGCCTTTTTCGAGAAACGCGCGACAAAATTCAATTAG